One Salvia splendens isolate huo1 chromosome 22, SspV2, whole genome shotgun sequence DNA segment encodes these proteins:
- the LOC121786117 gene encoding transcription factor ILI3-like: protein MSSRRGSASKLTEDEVNDLIFKLQASLPHESNSTSNKKRSASKILERTCIYIKKLQKEVDDLSDVLSKRLASGDINAADAELIATLLQL from the exons ATGTCGAGCAGAAGAGGAAGTGCTTCAAAACTCACAGAAGATGAGGTGAATGACCTCATCTTCAAACTACAGGCATCTTTGCCACATGAATCTAACTCAACATCTAATAAAAAG AGATCGGCATCAAAGATATTGGAAAGGACATGCATTTATATAAAGAAACTACAGAAAGAGGTGGATGATCTAAGTGATGTCCTTTCTAAACGTTTGGCTTCTGGAGATATCAATGCCGCTGATGCAGAACTCATTGCCACACTTCTACAACTCTAA
- the LOC121786917 gene encoding uncharacterized mitochondrial protein AtMg00810-like, giving the protein MMLALASIYGWSLSHLDVNNDFLYGDLEEEIYMIISPGLEVDRLNVEGATPESTLVCRLKKSLYGVKQASRQWYLKLSEVLRGFGLQQSTYEHSFFYKSDTATSFFGIVVYVDDILVATTDPQMTEQFKEFLSKHFKFKNLGAPKYFLGVEIARNKKGIQISQRKYAMDLVNDAGLLGCKPSSTPMDSTKILQLDSGTLMEDPSKYRRLIGRLLYLWIHKLSQFVSKPCVDHWNAAEKVLRYLKKTPGYELFFSSSSKPTLSIFSDADWAACPDTRKSMTGYCLFLGNSLISWKDKKQNTISRSSAEAEYRAMAQATCEVVWAKALLEDFGVKTEKTVPLYCDNQSAIHICSITRSFMRELSI; this is encoded by the coding sequence ATGATGCTAGCTTTGGCATCAATCTATGGCTGGTCTCTCTCACATTTAGATGTCAACAATGATTTTCTCTATGGAGATCTTGAAGAAGAAATTTACATGATAATTTCACCAGGTCTTGAGGTGGATAGACTCAATGTTGAGGGGGCCACTCCTGAGTCAACATTGGTCTGTAGGCTAAAGAAATCTCTATATGGCGTTAAACAAGCTTCAAGACAGTGGTACCTTAAGCTATCAGAAGTTTTGAGAGGATTTGGATTGCAACAATCGACATATGAACACTCATTCTTCTACAAATCTGATACAGCAACTAGCTTCTTTGGCATAGTAGTATATGTGGATGATATATTAGTAGCCACTACAGATCCACAAATGACAGAACAGTTCAAAGAGTTTCTGTCAAAACATTTCAAGTTCAAAAACTTAGGAGCACCTAAATATTTCCTTGGAGTTGAGATTGCTAGGAACAAGAAGGGAATACAAATCTCTCAAAGAAAATATGCTATGGATCTTGTCAATGATGCTGGTCTCCTAGGCTGCAAACCTTCATCAACACCAATGGATTCCACAAAGATACTTCAATTGGATTCTGGAACATTAATGGAGGATCCATCAAAGTACAGGAGGTTGATTGGAAGACTCTTGTACTTGTGGATCCATAAATTGAGTCAATTTGTCTCAAAACCGTGTGTGGATCATTGGAATGCAGCTGAGAAAGTGCTGAGATACTTGAAGAAAACTCCAGGTTATGAACTTTTCTTTTCAAGCAGTAGCAAACCTACATTGAGTATCTTTTCAGATGCGGATTGGGCAGCATGCCCTGACACAAGAAAATCCATGACCGGCTATTGCTTATTCTTGGGAAACTCTCTGATTTCATGGAAGGACAAGAAACAAAATACAATATCCAGATCTTCTGCAGAGGCTGAGTACCGAGCCATGGCTCAAGCTACTTGTGAAGTTGTATGGGCCAAAGCTTTGCTTGAAGATTTTGGTGTGAAGACAGAGAAAACAGTTCCTTTATATTGTGACAATCAATCGGCTATTCACATATGTTCTATAACCCGGTCTTTCATGAGAGAACTAAGCATATAG